In Bacteroidales bacterium, the following are encoded in one genomic region:
- a CDS encoding endonuclease/exonuclease/phosphatase family protein, translating to MANKKNIKKKTSFVSYIFLVLNIVVVILLLSCYAVPYIRPDKFWPVVFLGFAYPAILLINILFVIFWLLKLKVWLVISFIAILAGWNQVRAYINYTSDKETTEQTNSIRVMTFNVRYFDRYRWVNTENVQTRNQIFEMIDNESPDLICFQEFYSDLTPDFNTTDSLAIAHDLRYFHTAFALVKSKGRSYGIATFSRYPIVNRDSHNFTNNIYNFAVITDIVVEADTFRVFNIHFESIRLSEEDRLFINDLSRQVDTQEETVAKYRQIFSKIRFASSLRATQSKEIRTLVENSPYPVIICTDLNDTPSSYAYNQLTRNLKDAFVESGNGLGNTYIGFLPAFRIDYILYDPFFKSHSYRKIPDKLSDHYPVVTNLAY from the coding sequence TTGGCCAATAAGAAAAATATAAAGAAGAAAACCAGTTTCGTTTCCTACATTTTTCTGGTTCTAAATATTGTGGTGGTAATCCTGTTGCTGTCATGCTACGCGGTTCCTTATATCCGGCCTGATAAATTCTGGCCTGTGGTCTTTCTTGGATTTGCCTATCCGGCCATCCTGCTGATAAACATATTGTTTGTTATTTTTTGGCTGTTAAAACTGAAAGTTTGGCTCGTAATTTCATTCATTGCGATCCTGGCCGGCTGGAACCAGGTTCGGGCATATATTAATTATACGAGCGATAAAGAAACAACCGAGCAAACCAACAGCATCAGGGTCATGACGTTCAATGTCAGGTATTTTGATCGTTACAGGTGGGTAAATACTGAGAATGTGCAAACGCGGAATCAAATCTTTGAAATGATTGATAACGAAAGCCCGGATCTCATTTGTTTCCAGGAATTTTATAGCGATCTCACCCCGGACTTCAATACAACTGATTCATTGGCAATTGCACATGACCTTCGTTATTTCCACACGGCCTTTGCATTGGTGAAATCAAAAGGCAGATCGTATGGTATTGCTACTTTCAGCCGTTATCCTATTGTCAATCGAGACAGCCACAATTTCACAAACAACATCTACAATTTTGCTGTGATCACTGACATTGTGGTAGAAGCTGATACTTTCAGGGTTTTCAATATTCACTTTGAGTCCATTCGTCTGAGTGAAGAAGACCGGCTCTTTATCAATGATCTGTCCCGCCAGGTTGACACACAGGAAGAAACTGTTGCAAAATACCGGCAGATTTTCTCAAAAATCAGGTTTGCATCATCACTCAGGGCTACACAGTCAAAAGAGATCAGAACACTTGTGGAGAACTCGCCTTATCCGGTAATCATTTGCACTGATCTGAATGACACTCCTTCCTCTTACGCTTACAATCAACTTACCAGGAACCTGAAAGATGCTTTTGTTGAAAGCGGCAATGGACTTGGAAACACTTATATTGGTTTCCTGCCGGCTTTTCGTATTGATTATATTTTGTACGATCCTTTTTTTAAGAGCCATTCATACCGCAAAATACCAGATAAACTATCGGATCATTATCCGGTAGTAACAAATCTGGCGTATTAG
- the uvrB gene encoding excinuclease ABC subunit UvrB, whose amino-acid sequence MDFQLTAEFKPTGDQPDAIRQLVEGLQRDDPAQVLLGVTGSGKTFTVANVIQLIKRPTLVLSHNKTLAAQLYGEFKQFFPENKVEYFVSYYDYYQPEAYLPSTNTYIEKDLSINDEIEKLRLSATSALLSGRRDVIVVSSVSCIYGIGNPEDFYSNVIEIQTGDVISRDMLLHRLVNSLYSRSGTEFLRGQFRVTGDTLDIYPAYADHAYRLFFWGDEVESIETFHPEQGHKLDKPDAMVLYPANIFVTSHEKMKEAFLGIQRDLRKQIDYFRENGRGLEAKRLEDRVTYDLEMMRELGYCPGIENYSRYFDGRNPGSRPFCLLDYFPEDFLTIIDESHVTMPQIRAMYGGDRSRKQVLVDYGFRLPAAMDNRPLMFDEFEQITGQTIYVSATPADFELQKSGGVVVEQLIRPTGLLDPEIEVRPSLNQIDDLLEEIRIRVEKNERTLVTTLTKRMAEELTKYLSRLKIKCMYIHSDVDTLERVEILRKLRTGEIDVIVGVNLLREGLDLPEVSLVAILDADKEGFLRSERSLTQTAGRAARNLNSRVIMYADKMTDSMKRTISETTRKREKQLAYNEANNITPTQIHKNIASIIGQTIVAGSHDKTSGKFYAENDGVSVAADPVVQYMKADELKKTIERTRKSMEKAVKELDFVEAARLRDEMFEYQRLLNEKKN is encoded by the coding sequence ATGGATTTCCAATTAACCGCTGAGTTCAAACCAACGGGCGATCAGCCAGATGCCATCAGGCAGCTTGTTGAAGGCCTTCAACGTGATGATCCGGCCCAGGTGCTGTTAGGCGTTACCGGTTCCGGAAAAACCTTTACCGTGGCGAATGTAATCCAACTGATTAAAAGGCCGACACTTGTACTCAGCCATAACAAAACGCTGGCAGCGCAGCTTTATGGGGAATTCAAACAGTTTTTTCCCGAAAACAAAGTGGAGTATTTTGTTTCTTACTATGATTATTATCAACCAGAGGCTTACTTACCCTCAACCAATACCTATATTGAAAAAGATCTTTCAATCAACGATGAAATTGAAAAGCTGAGGCTTAGCGCCACATCTGCGCTGCTGAGCGGACGCAGGGATGTGATTGTGGTTTCTTCTGTCTCATGTATTTATGGAATAGGCAATCCTGAGGATTTTTATAGTAACGTAATTGAGATCCAGACTGGAGATGTAATTAGCCGCGATATGCTTTTGCACCGGCTGGTGAATAGTTTATACTCACGTTCGGGAACAGAATTCTTAAGGGGCCAGTTCAGGGTAACCGGCGATACGCTGGACATTTATCCCGCTTATGCCGATCATGCCTATCGTTTGTTTTTCTGGGGCGATGAAGTGGAAAGCATCGAAACCTTCCATCCCGAACAAGGCCATAAGCTTGATAAGCCTGATGCAATGGTGCTTTACCCTGCCAATATTTTTGTGACCTCGCATGAAAAGATGAAAGAAGCCTTTTTAGGAATCCAACGCGATTTGAGAAAGCAGATTGATTACTTCAGGGAAAATGGCAGAGGCCTTGAAGCCAAGCGGCTTGAAGACCGTGTAACTTACGATCTTGAAATGATGCGCGAATTGGGTTATTGCCCTGGAATTGAAAACTATTCCCGCTACTTTGATGGCCGTAATCCCGGTTCGCGTCCGTTTTGTCTTCTCGATTATTTTCCGGAAGATTTTCTCACCATTATTGACGAAAGCCACGTAACAATGCCACAGATCAGGGCGATGTATGGTGGCGACCGTTCACGAAAGCAGGTGTTGGTGGATTATGGTTTCCGGTTACCGGCAGCCATGGATAACCGCCCGCTTATGTTTGATGAATTTGAACAGATTACGGGTCAAACCATTTATGTGAGCGCAACACCGGCAGATTTTGAACTGCAGAAAAGCGGAGGCGTTGTTGTTGAACAATTAATCAGACCCACAGGCCTTCTTGATCCGGAAATTGAGGTCAGGCCAAGTTTGAACCAGATTGATGATTTGCTTGAAGAAATCCGCATCCGTGTTGAGAAGAATGAAAGGACGCTGGTCACAACGCTCACAAAACGCATGGCCGAAGAGCTCACAAAATACCTCTCGCGCTTAAAAATTAAGTGCATGTACATTCACAGTGATGTTGATACGCTTGAACGCGTTGAAATTCTGCGTAAGCTGCGAACCGGAGAAATTGATGTGATTGTTGGTGTGAACCTTTTGCGCGAAGGCCTTGACTTACCCGAGGTATCGCTGGTAGCGATTCTTGATGCCGATAAGGAAGGTTTTCTGCGTTCAGAACGATCCCTGACCCAAACGGCTGGACGCGCAGCACGCAACCTTAATAGCCGTGTAATTATGTATGCCGATAAGATGACCGATTCTATGAAGCGCACCATCTCAGAAACAACCCGAAAAAGGGAAAAGCAGCTTGCGTACAACGAAGCAAATAATATTACTCCAACTCAGATCCACAAAAATATTGCTTCAATCATTGGGCAAACAATTGTAGCAGGTTCGCACGATAAAACCAGTGGTAAATTCTATGCTGAAAATGATGGTGTAAGTGTAGCTGCTGATCCGGTGGTTCAATACATGAAAGCCGATGAACTTAAGAAAACCATCGAGCGCACACGCAAAAGCATGGAAAAAGCCGTGAAAGAACTTGATTTTGTTGAAGCCGCCCGCTTACGTGATGAAATGTTTGAATATCAGCGCCTCCTGAATGAGAAAAAGAACTGA
- a CDS encoding response regulator has protein sequence MKPTILVMEDEKIIRMYLEKALAGSFVVVMKANGAEGLEWLEEGNIPSAVITDLNMPVIDGFGFLEKVRASENYKDLPVVVLSAMESTEEKTRCFSLGATEYLSKPLNISILISSIERLIASKI, from the coding sequence ATGAAGCCGACCATTCTGGTAATGGAGGATGAGAAGATCATCAGGATGTATTTAGAAAAAGCGTTAGCCGGCAGTTTCGTTGTGGTCATGAAAGCAAACGGAGCAGAAGGCCTGGAATGGCTTGAGGAGGGCAACATACCGAGTGCAGTGATTACCGATCTAAACATGCCTGTTATAGATGGTTTCGGGTTCCTGGAAAAAGTGAGGGCAAGCGAGAACTATAAGGATTTACCGGTAGTTGTGCTGTCAGCTATGGAAAGCACTGAAGAAAAAACCAGGTGTTTCAGTCTGGGGGCAACTGAATATCTAAGCAAGCCGTTGAATATTTCAATACTGATTTCCAGCATTGAACGATTAATAGCCTCGAAAATTTAA
- a CDS encoding FKBP-type peptidyl-prolyl cis-trans isomerase, whose protein sequence is MNSKVLFASLTAGMIAMFLSCSGEYPGFKKTESGIYYKIHVDNEQGELAETGDILSMQMIYRTEDSVLFDTQTSNQPMTLPLMEKQYEGDIYEALATLKVGDSATFILDAENFFLKTAGMPQLPEFITSGSKLYFDVKLITARSEAEIETEKNLLMDERLGLEPQELADYLATNEITVAPTESGLYIIEKEKGSGASFKIGDRIKAHFIISTVNGSQLYSTYDQGQPMEVEIGKDFDNDGITEAIETMKKGTKATVIVPSNLAFGREGRGEMVPPYTTMVYEVEITEHTTQEQYQKQQQQKELEMKQQEEASRTGEKANIQKYMQDNNLSGTPTASGLYYIEQVKGTGAKAEAGKKVTVHYTGRLLDGSKFDSSVDRGEPFEFQLGMGQVIKGWDEGVAMMNVGSKALLIIPFEIAYGSRAMGAGIPAYSTLVFEVELLGVE, encoded by the coding sequence ATGAACAGTAAAGTTTTATTTGCAAGCCTGACTGCAGGCATGATAGCAATGTTTTTATCATGCTCTGGAGAATACCCCGGATTTAAGAAAACCGAATCAGGCATTTATTACAAAATTCATGTAGACAATGAACAGGGAGAATTGGCTGAGACCGGCGACATTCTCTCCATGCAAATGATCTACAGGACAGAGGACTCCGTTTTGTTCGACACACAAACGAGCAATCAGCCAATGACACTGCCGCTAATGGAAAAGCAGTATGAAGGTGACATTTATGAAGCACTAGCCACACTTAAAGTGGGGGATAGCGCAACATTTATTCTTGATGCCGAAAACTTTTTTCTTAAAACTGCAGGCATGCCACAATTACCCGAATTTATTACATCGGGAAGCAAATTGTACTTTGATGTAAAGTTGATCACCGCACGCTCTGAGGCTGAAATTGAAACCGAAAAAAATCTTCTGATGGATGAGAGGCTGGGACTTGAACCACAGGAACTTGCTGATTACCTTGCAACCAACGAAATTACTGTCGCACCAACCGAATCAGGTTTATATATTATTGAAAAAGAAAAAGGGAGCGGAGCTTCTTTCAAGATTGGCGATAGAATCAAAGCCCATTTCATCATTTCAACAGTTAACGGTTCACAATTATACTCAACCTATGACCAGGGCCAACCAATGGAAGTTGAGATCGGAAAAGATTTCGACAATGATGGAATAACTGAGGCCATTGAGACAATGAAAAAAGGTACAAAAGCCACCGTAATTGTTCCTTCAAACCTGGCATTTGGCCGGGAAGGAAGAGGTGAAATGGTTCCTCCGTATACTACCATGGTTTATGAAGTTGAAATCACTGAACATACAACACAAGAGCAATATCAAAAACAACAGCAACAAAAAGAATTGGAAATGAAGCAACAAGAAGAAGCGAGCCGTACAGGCGAAAAAGCCAACATTCAGAAGTACATGCAGGATAATAATCTTTCAGGTACTCCTACAGCGAGTGGACTTTATTATATCGAACAGGTAAAAGGCACAGGCGCAAAAGCTGAAGCCGGGAAAAAAGTAACCGTGCATTATACCGGCAGACTTTTAGATGGCAGCAAGTTTGATTCTTCAGTAGACCGTGGCGAACCGTTTGAATTTCAACTTGGCATGGGACAGGTAATCAAAGGCTGGGACGAAGGCGTCGCCATGATGAATGTAGGAAGCAAAGCCTTGCTGATTATTCCTTTTGAGATCGCTTATGGCAGTCGCGCTATGGGCGCTGGAATTCCTGCTTACAGCACACTTGTATTTGAAGTAGAACTTCTGGGAGTCGAATAA
- a CDS encoding FKBP-type peptidyl-prolyl cis-trans isomerase — translation MNKTKLIILFAFVFFAVSALSCKQGNAPKEAVDSEKLKESLIKANIIISQVEEEQINDFIERYGWEMQTTGSGLRYMIYEPGIGGKAEKGRVATINYTLRSISGDIIYTSDIGVPLEFEIGNGNVENGLEEAILLMQVGDKAKIILPSHLGFGLAGDDHKIQPKATLIYDIEFLAIN, via the coding sequence ATGAATAAGACTAAGTTAATTATACTTTTTGCTTTCGTCTTTTTTGCTGTGTCTGCTTTATCATGCAAACAGGGAAATGCACCCAAAGAAGCAGTTGATTCAGAAAAGTTAAAGGAATCATTGATAAAAGCCAATATCATTATATCCCAGGTTGAGGAAGAACAAATTAACGACTTTATCGAACGCTATGGCTGGGAGATGCAAACTACCGGTTCAGGACTTCGGTATATGATTTATGAACCTGGGATTGGCGGGAAAGCTGAAAAAGGCAGGGTCGCAACAATAAACTATACACTGCGTTCAATCAGCGGCGATATTATCTACACTTCTGATATTGGTGTCCCGCTGGAATTTGAAATCGGCAATGGAAATGTTGAAAATGGCCTGGAAGAAGCAATTTTATTGATGCAAGTTGGAGACAAGGCCAAAATTATTTTACCTTCGCACCTTGGTTTTGGATTGGCTGGCGATGATCATAAAATCCAGCCAAAAGCTACCCTGATCTATGATATCGAATTTTTAGCAATCAATTAA
- a CDS encoding bifunctional oligoribonuclease/PAP phosphatase NrnA yields the protein MTQNHIFDVKPGLLAEKIANAQNILITSHHNPDGDAIGSCLGLYHYLAAIGKKSKIVIPNAFPEFLAWMKGAERIIVFDEHPSKASKIIEAADLVFSLDYNSFSRTKFFEKLLVDSKAYKVLIDHHLSPDEGFDHMISRIDVSSTAELVYETIASLGHEKLITKELAEYLFVGIMTDTGSFSFSCNYPSTFQLAAILVQKGVDAEHVHQLVYDTYSEDRMRLLGFCLSEKLVILKDYGTAYISLTRHELENFRFQPGDTEGVVNYALSVKNIVFAVLFTEKEDGVRMSFRSKGDFSVNEFARTHFKGGGHKNAAGADSDHSLDETITRFVGLLQGYKERLQECISMEEAQ from the coding sequence ATGACCCAAAACCACATATTTGATGTAAAGCCCGGCTTACTTGCCGAAAAGATTGCTAACGCCCAGAACATATTAATTACATCGCATCATAATCCGGATGGTGATGCTATTGGATCTTGTCTTGGGCTCTACCACTACCTCGCCGCCATTGGCAAAAAATCTAAAATAGTTATTCCAAACGCTTTCCCTGAGTTCCTTGCATGGATGAAAGGGGCGGAACGGATCATCGTTTTTGATGAGCATCCCAGTAAAGCTTCAAAGATAATTGAAGCAGCTGACCTGGTTTTTAGTCTTGATTATAATTCATTCAGCCGAACTAAATTTTTTGAAAAGCTGCTGGTTGATTCAAAAGCCTATAAAGTTTTGATTGATCATCATTTGTCGCCCGATGAAGGTTTCGATCATATGATTTCGCGCATTGATGTTTCATCCACAGCTGAGCTAGTTTATGAAACCATCGCCAGCCTGGGTCACGAAAAACTCATAACCAAAGAATTGGCCGAATACTTGTTCGTTGGCATTATGACAGATACCGGTTCCTTTAGCTTTTCTTGCAATTATCCTTCAACCTTTCAGCTGGCCGCAATTTTGGTTCAGAAAGGTGTTGATGCAGAACATGTTCACCAACTTGTATATGATACGTATTCGGAGGATCGGATGCGATTATTGGGTTTTTGCCTCAGTGAAAAACTGGTTATATTGAAAGATTACGGCACCGCCTACATTTCTCTGACCAGGCATGAATTGGAAAATTTTCGATTTCAGCCGGGTGATACAGAAGGTGTAGTAAATTATGCATTGTCAGTTAAAAATATTGTTTTTGCGGTACTGTTTACCGAAAAGGAAGATGGAGTTCGAATGTCTTTCAGATCAAAAGGCGATTTTTCAGTGAATGAATTTGCGCGAACCCATTTTAAAGGTGGCGGTCATAAAAATGCTGCCGGCGCTGATTCTGATCATTCTTTAGACGAAACCATTACCCGTTTCGTTGGATTATTACAAGGCTACAAAGAAAGATTGCAGGAGTGCATTTCTATGGAAGAGGCTCAATAA